ACCGGCCCGCCGTGCGGATTTCCGACAGCCTGCGTCCCCTCTGGGAGGTTCTGCCATGAATGCTCTGGAATGGGCGGTGCAGGTCACCGTCATCGGCCTGCTCGCGGCGACGCTGCCCATGGCGTGGCGGCTGGACCGCATGCTGCGCGCGCTTCGCGCCGACCGCGCCGCGCTCCAGCAGGGGGCGGAGGGGCTGGGCGAGGCCTCGCGGACGGCGGAGGCCGCGCTGATGCGGCTGCGCGCCACGACCGAGCTGGCCGGCCGGCAGGTGGCCGAGCGCGTGGCCGGCGCCGAGACCATCCGCGAGGACTTGCGCTACCTGGTCGAGCGCGCCGAGCGCCTCGCTGACCGCCTGGAGGCGGCGGTGCAGCAGGCGCGCCCGCTGGCGGGCGCGGCGCCCACCGCCGCACCCCCGGTCCGCAGCGAGGCCGAGCGCGAGTTGATCCGCGCGCTCGGGATGAAGTGATGCGCTGGCCCACCCCCCGCCTGCTTCCGCTCGCATTGCTCGGCATGGTGGCACTGGCCGGCGTGAAGCTTGAGGCGGTGATCCGCGGCGGCGTCGCGCCCGGCCTCGTAGCGCCCGCCGTGGCCCAGGCGCCGGCCGCCCCGCCCGCGAGCCCGCCCGCCGCCCCACCCGCAAGTCCCATGGCAAGTCCAACCGCCGGGGCCGCGCCCGCCGCCGCTGCGGCGCCCCCGGCGCCCGACCAGGCGGCCGAGCGGGCGGTGCTCGAGGCGCTGCGCGCGCGCCGCGCCGAGATCGAGGCGCGCGAGGCGGCACTCGCCCAGCGCGAGATGCTGATCGCCGCCGCCGAACGCCGCCTCGCCGACCGGCTCGAGGAACTGACCCAGCTGCGCCAGCGGCTGGAGGCCGAGGGCCGCCAGCGCGACGAGCGGACCGAGCAGGGCTGGCGCCAGATGGTGCGCCTCTATGAGGGCATGCGCCCGCGCGATGCGGCCGGCATCTTCGACGAGCTGGAGATGCCCGTCCTCATCCAGGTGGTGGACCGCATGCGCGAGGCGAAGGCGGCCCCGGTGCTGGCCGCCATGCGGCCCGAGCGCGCGCGGGCGCTGACCACCGAACTCGCGCGGCATCGCTCCCGCCCGCTCGAATAACCGCATCTTAACCGTGGCCGGCGCAACAAGGGGCGCCGCAGCAAGGAGCAACCGCCGATGGCCCTGGACAAGAACATGAACGTCCTCATCGTGGACGACTACAAGACGATGTTGCGCATCATCCGCAACCTGCTCAAGCAGCTCGAATTCGACAATGTCGAGGAGGCGACCGACGGCGCCGAGGCGCTGGCCAAGCTGCGCGCCGGCAATTTCGGCCTGGTCATCAGCGACTGGAACATGGAGCCGATGACGGGCCTCGACCTGCTGAAGGAGGTGCGCGCCGATGCGCGGCTGAAGAACCTCCCCTTCATCATGATCACGGCCGAGAGCAAGACCGAGAATGTGGTCGCCGCCAAGGCGGCCGGCGTCTCCAACTACATCGTGAAGCCCTTCAATGCGGAGACGCTGCGCGAGAAGATCGAGAAGGTGCTGGTCCATGCCTGACGGAACCGGACAGGACCCGATCGAGGCCGCCGTCCGCGAGGTGCTGGGCAGCCTCTCCGGCGACATGACATCCACCGAAGCCGCCCTGCTGGGCGAGCTGGAGGCGCTCGGCCGCGAGGTGCAGCGCGCCAAGTCCGAGATCGCGGCGCTGCGCGTGGATGACATCAACGCCCGTCACATCCCCAGCGCGACCGATGAGCTGGACGCGGTGGTGGAGCACACGGCGAATGCGACGAACGAGATCCTCGACGTCTGCGAGGGGCTGGAGGCGATGCAGACGCGCCTGCCGGCCGCCGAGGCCGAGGCGCTGGGCACCGCCGTCACGCGCATCT
This region of Sediminicoccus rosea genomic DNA includes:
- a CDS encoding DUF6468 domain-containing protein — encoded protein: MNALEWAVQVTVIGLLAATLPMAWRLDRMLRALRADRAALQQGAEGLGEASRTAEAALMRLRATTELAGRQVAERVAGAETIREDLRYLVERAERLADRLEAAVQQARPLAGAAPTAAPPVRSEAERELIRALGMK
- a CDS encoding protein phosphatase CheZ, producing MPDGTGQDPIEAAVREVLGSLSGDMTSTEAALLGELEALGREVQRAKSEIAALRVDDINARHIPSATDELDAVVEHTANATNEILDVCEGLEAMQTRLPAAEAEALGTAVTRIYEACGFQDITGQRISKVVTALKAIEARVATVTARFGSTEALPPLEEEAPATPVTEGRALANGPQMPGAGTSQEEIDKLLASFD
- a CDS encoding chemotaxis response regulator CheY, with protein sequence MALDKNMNVLIVDDYKTMLRIIRNLLKQLEFDNVEEATDGAEALAKLRAGNFGLVISDWNMEPMTGLDLLKEVRADARLKNLPFIMITAESKTENVVAAKAAGVSNYIVKPFNAETLREKIEKVLVHA
- a CDS encoding MotE family protein, whose protein sequence is MRWPTPRLLPLALLGMVALAGVKLEAVIRGGVAPGLVAPAVAQAPAAPPASPPAAPPASPMASPTAGAAPAAAAAPPAPDQAAERAVLEALRARRAEIEAREAALAQREMLIAAAERRLADRLEELTQLRQRLEAEGRQRDERTEQGWRQMVRLYEGMRPRDAAGIFDELEMPVLIQVVDRMREAKAAPVLAAMRPERARALTTELARHRSRPLE